Proteins found in one Acidobacteriota bacterium genomic segment:
- a CDS encoding response regulator, which yields MTQPVRKRILVVDDEQIVCKSIRQALVRDDVIVDIALSADEALRLEKAGPYDVIIIDLMMPGVSGLDLLKSLKEMSVKARIIMITGYPTMRNTIQAMQIGAFEFLPKPFLPSDLRGAVDRALETQPD from the coding sequence ATGACTCAACCTGTTCGAAAAAGAATTCTTGTTGTTGATGATGAACAGATCGTCTGCAAGAGCATCCGGCAGGCTCTCGTCCGGGATGATGTCATCGTCGACATCGCGTTGTCCGCCGATGAAGCCCTCCGGCTGGAAAAGGCCGGTCCTTACGACGTCATCATCATCGACCTCATGATGCCGGGCGTCAGCGGCCTGGATCTCTTGAAATCCCTCAAGGAAATGAGTGTGAAAGCCCGGATCATCATGATCACGGGATACCCGACCATGCGGAACACCATCCAGGCCATGCAGATCGGCGCCTTTGAATTCCTCCCCAAACCCTTTCTTCCGTCCGACCTGCGCGGCGCCGTCGACCGCGCCCTGGAAACCCAACCGGACTGA
- the sucD gene encoding succinate--CoA ligase subunit alpha → MSILINAETRVVVQGITGSEGTFHTGRMAEYGTRVVAGVTPGKGGTRHLDIPVFNTVADAVAAEKADAAVIFVPPFAGADAIMEAAAAGVGLVVCITEGIPTYDMIRVKTFLKDHPVRLIGPNTPGVISPGKCKIGIMPGPIHSPGTVGIISRSGTLTYEAVQQVTQQGFGQSTAVGIGGDPIVGLKFVDLLKLFKDDPETEAVILIGEIGGSAEEEAAAYIKAEFKKPVVGFIAGQTAPPGRRMGHAGAIIAGGKGTAAEKMEALKAAGVHVAQSPADIGATLKSAIKT, encoded by the coding sequence ATGAGCATTCTGATCAACGCAGAGACTCGAGTGGTCGTCCAGGGCATCACGGGAAGCGAGGGCACGTTCCATACCGGCCGCATGGCGGAGTACGGCACGCGCGTCGTGGCCGGAGTGACTCCGGGCAAAGGCGGAACGCGACATCTCGACATTCCCGTTTTCAACACCGTCGCCGACGCCGTCGCAGCGGAAAAAGCCGATGCGGCCGTGATTTTCGTTCCCCCTTTCGCCGGGGCCGATGCCATCATGGAGGCGGCCGCAGCCGGAGTCGGACTCGTCGTCTGCATCACGGAAGGGATTCCGACTTACGACATGATCCGGGTCAAGACCTTTCTCAAGGATCATCCCGTCCGGCTGATCGGCCCGAACACGCCGGGCGTGATTTCCCCCGGAAAGTGCAAAATCGGCATCATGCCCGGTCCCATCCACTCTCCCGGAACCGTCGGCATCATCTCCCGGTCCGGCACACTGACCTATGAGGCGGTGCAGCAGGTGACCCAGCAGGGATTCGGCCAGTCCACGGCCGTCGGCATCGGCGGCGACCCCATCGTGGGGTTGAAATTCGTCGATCTTTTGAAACTCTTCAAGGACGACCCCGAAACCGAGGCCGTCATTCTGATCGGAGAGATCGGCGGTTCGGCCGAAGAGGAGGCCGCCGCCTACATCAAGGCGGAGTTCAAAAAGCCCGTCGTCGGCTTCATCGCCGGCCAGACGGCGCCTCCCGGACGCCGCATGGGCCACGCCGGCGCCATCATCGCCGGCGGAAAAGGTACGGCCGCGGAGAAAATGGAGGCACTGAAGGCGGCCGGCGTCCACGTGGCGCAGAGTCCGGCCGACATCGGCGCCACCCTCAAATCCGCCATCAAAACCTGA
- the sucC gene encoding ADP-forming succinate--CoA ligase subunit beta produces the protein MKIHEFQAKQILARYGVRVPRGEVAGKPDQVQEIAQRLGSRVVLKAQIHAGGRGKGGGIKIADTPEQAANLAADMIGMTLVTPQTGPEGRKVKSLLVEEALDIDRELYLGIVIDRATEAPVIMASTEGGMEIEKVAAETPELIIKEFIHPGTGLLGFQARNLAFKLGLKGSTFKQAVAFIDALYKAFEGTDASLAEINPLLITKNGDVLALDAKMNFDDNALYRHPEIRELRDLDEESPLEVEASKHDLNYIKLDGNVGCMVNGAGLAMATMDIVKYSGGVPANFLDVGGGVSEEAVTNAFKILVSDPDVKGALINIFGGIVRCDLIASGVVKAAKELGTNIPIVIRLEGTNVDLGKKILKDSGLTFSWASGMKEAAETVVALVK, from the coding sequence ATGAAAATCCACGAATTCCAAGCCAAGCAGATTCTGGCCCGCTACGGTGTCCGCGTCCCCCGCGGCGAAGTCGCCGGGAAACCGGACCAGGTTCAGGAGATCGCCCAACGCCTCGGCTCCCGCGTCGTCCTCAAGGCGCAGATCCACGCCGGCGGGCGCGGCAAAGGCGGCGGAATCAAGATCGCCGACACACCCGAACAGGCCGCAAATCTGGCCGCGGACATGATCGGCATGACGCTGGTCACGCCCCAGACGGGACCCGAGGGGAGGAAGGTCAAGAGCCTTCTCGTCGAGGAAGCACTGGACATCGATCGGGAACTCTATCTGGGTATCGTCATCGACCGGGCCACGGAGGCGCCCGTTATCATGGCATCGACGGAAGGCGGTATGGAGATCGAAAAAGTCGCCGCCGAAACTCCGGAGCTTATCATCAAGGAGTTCATTCATCCGGGAACGGGACTTCTGGGTTTCCAGGCCCGCAACCTGGCCTTCAAGCTCGGCCTGAAAGGCTCAACCTTCAAACAGGCCGTGGCCTTCATCGATGCTCTCTATAAGGCGTTCGAGGGAACCGACGCTTCGTTGGCCGAGATCAATCCCCTGCTCATCACGAAGAACGGCGACGTTCTGGCGCTCGACGCCAAGATGAATTTCGACGACAACGCGCTCTACCGTCATCCCGAGATCCGGGAACTCCGCGATCTCGACGAAGAATCGCCGCTCGAAGTCGAGGCCTCAAAGCACGATCTCAACTACATCAAGCTCGACGGCAATGTCGGCTGCATGGTCAACGGCGCCGGTCTGGCCATGGCCACCATGGACATCGTCAAGTACAGCGGCGGCGTGCCGGCCAACTTCCTGGATGTCGGCGGAGGCGTTTCCGAGGAGGCGGTGACGAACGCCTTCAAGATCCTGGTCTCGGATCCTGACGTCAAAGGCGCCCTCATCAACATTTTCGGCGGCATCGTGCGTTGCGATCTTATCGCCTCGGGCGTCGTCAAGGCGGCCAAGGAGCTGGGAACGAACATCCCCATCGTCATCCGTCTCGAGGGCACCAACGTCGATCTGGGCAAGAAAATCCTCAAGGATTCCGGGCTGACCTTCTCCTGGGCTTCGGGAATGAAGGAGGCGGCCGAGACGGTCGTCGCCCTGGTGAAATAG
- a CDS encoding oxidoreductase: MAKPKFAIYWAASCGGCEIAFLDIKEKILDFDAAAELVFCPCLMDTKYSDVEAMADEEIDVTLFNGGIRNEENLHLAHLLRRKSKVLVAFGSCATEGCIPGLANLTTKEDILDYVYRRSPSVAPGNTVLPQLETETPFGKLTLPAIHENLRTLGQVVDVDYFMPGCPPVEEQIWAVAEAALSGKLPPKGSLVGVNPKTVCDECPRTKDVKKVKAFRRPHLVSPRDIDPEICLLEQGLLCNGPAIHAGCGALCPRVNLGCRGCYGPAAGIQDVGAKLAGAIASVIDSDDPAEIDGIVDQILDPVGTFYRFNLAGSFVGRRVR; the protein is encoded by the coding sequence ATGGCGAAACCGAAATTTGCGATTTACTGGGCCGCGAGCTGCGGAGGATGCGAGATCGCCTTCCTCGACATCAAGGAGAAGATCCTGGATTTCGATGCCGCGGCGGAACTGGTGTTCTGCCCCTGCCTCATGGACACCAAGTACTCCGATGTCGAGGCCATGGCCGATGAGGAGATCGATGTCACGCTCTTCAACGGCGGGATCCGCAACGAGGAAAACCTTCATCTGGCCCATCTTCTGCGGCGGAAATCGAAGGTTCTGGTGGCGTTCGGCTCTTGTGCCACCGAAGGGTGCATCCCGGGTCTGGCCAACCTGACGACGAAAGAGGACATCCTGGATTATGTCTATCGCCGATCTCCGTCGGTGGCTCCCGGAAATACCGTGCTTCCGCAACTGGAGACCGAAACGCCGTTCGGGAAGCTCACGCTTCCCGCCATCCACGAAAACCTGAGGACGCTCGGGCAGGTGGTGGATGTCGACTACTTCATGCCCGGCTGCCCGCCCGTCGAGGAGCAGATCTGGGCGGTGGCCGAGGCCGCTCTTTCGGGCAAGCTTCCGCCCAAGGGGTCGCTCGTCGGCGTCAACCCCAAAACGGTCTGCGATGAATGTCCCCGGACGAAGGACGTCAAGAAGGTCAAAGCCTTTCGGCGGCCCCATCTTGTCTCACCCCGGGACATCGATCCCGAGATCTGTCTTCTGGAACAAGGCCTCCTGTGCAACGGCCCGGCCATCCACGCCGGCTGCGGCGCCCTCTGCCCCCGGGTCAACCTGGGTTGCCGCGGCTGCTACGGCCCGGCGGCCGGCATCCAGGATGTCGGGGCCAAACTGGCCGGCGCCATCGCCTCGGTCATCGACAGCGATGATCCGGCCGAAATCGACGGCATCGTCGACCAGATCCTCGATCCGGTCGGAACCTTTTACCGGTTCAACCTGGCCGGTTCGTTTGTGGGGAGACGCGTAAGATGA